The following is a genomic window from Hymenobacter sp. APR13.
GCCCTGGCCGTCGCGCTTGGTGCTGAAGAAGGGCGTAAACAGGCGGCGCTGCACCTCGGGGGCCAAGCCGGGGCCGTCGTTTTCGATGATGAGCTGCGCGGGCTCCTGATGGGTGCGCACCCAGATGTTACCGTCTTCCCCGATGGCCTCCTGGGCGTTTTTGCAGATGTTGAGCAGGGCCTGTTCCAGCTGCACCGGGTCTACCTCGGCCACCAGCAGCGCGGGCGCCAACTCCCAGTGCCAGCGGATGCGGCGGCGCTCGGCCTGCACCTGCAGCAGCCGCGCCGTGGTCCGCAACAGCTCATGCACGTCGGTGGATTGGAGCCGGGGCGGCGGCAGGCGCACCAGGGTAGCAAAGTTGGCCATGAAGTTAGCCAGGTGGGTGTTGCGGCTGATGGACACATCGAGGGCTTCGGTAAAATCGGGCTGGTCCTGGGGCTGCAGCTGGGGGGCATAGTGGTGGAAACTTTGGAGGATGGAGTTGATGGCCCCGATGGAGTTGTTGATTTCGTGGGCCATCATCCGGATCAGCTTCTCATAGGCCTGCTTTTCCTGCCGGATCAAATCTTGGGTCAGCTCTTCCAGCACGATAAACCGCCGCGTGAAGCCCCGGTCGATAAACCGCGAGCTGTGCGCCCGGTAGGTCTGCAGACCCGAAAGCTGCACCACCTGCGGCTGCGTCTCGCTCAGGGCCGCCAGGGCCGGGCCCCAGTCGCCGGGCAGGTGGGCGGGCTGCTGGCCCAGCAGCTGGGCAGCGGTCTGCGCCAGCATACGCTCGGCGGCGGGGTTTACGCCTTCAATATGGCCCTCGAAGGACAGCAGCAGCACCCCGGCCGGTGACGCCCGAATCAGGCTTTCCAGCAAATGGCTTTTCTCGTGCTGCGTTACCCGCTCCTGCCGCAGCGCGTCGAGCATGTGGTTGTACACAGCAATGAGCTGGTCCATGTCGCGCTGGCCTACGGGCACGAACTTCAGGGAGAAGTCCTGGGCCCGGATGGCCTCGGTACCGGCCGCAATCAACTGAAATGGCCGCACAAACCCCCGGTACAGCCGCCACGTCAGCACCAGGCTCAGCAGCAGCAGTGCTTCCAGCCCCACAAACAACGGCGCATTCGTGGTTCGCACCTGCGCCGCCAGCACAATAAGCACGCCGTGGATGATGACGACGACGAAGATGAATTGCAGGCGCAGAGACATAGCGGGATTCGTGTGCGGAAGGGACAAAGAACGTCATGCTCCGCTCAGCATGACGTTCTTACTTGCTACTCCGCATCAAACGGAATAGCGTATTTCTCCAGCCTGCGGTAGAGCGCGCCGCGGCTCAGGCCCAGGGCTTTGGCCACGCGGCTAATGTTGCCGCCGTAGTGCTCCAGGGTGCGGCGAATCATCTGAGCTTCCAGCTCGTCGAGGGTGATGGTGCCGGGCTCGGGCAACTCGCCAGCGGCGGGCACCCGCGCGGTGGGCTGAAACTGGGCCTCAAAGTCTTCGGGGCCCAGTTCGTCCTTGCCCGAAACCAGCACGGCCCGCTCCACCAGGTTTTTCAGCTCCCGGATGTTGCCCGGTAGTGGCTGTTCCTGCAGCCAGTGGCGGGCGCGGGTGCCCACCTTTAGGGCCGGGCGGTGGTAGGTGGCGCGCAGCCCGTCCACGAAGTGCTGCACCAGCAGCGGAATATCTTCGGGCCGCTCGCGCAGGGCGGGCAGGCGCACCGTAATCAGGTTGATGCGGTAAAACAGATCTTCACGAAAGTGGCCCTGCTGCACCATGTCGGCCAGGTTACGGTTGGTGGCGCAAATCACGCGGATATCGAGGCGGCGAGGCTTGCTGTCGCCGAGCACCTCGTAGGTGCGGTCCTGGAGCACGCGCAGCAGCTTCACCTGGCTGCTCAAATCCAGCTCCCCGATTTCATCCAGGAAGATGGTGCCACCGTTGGCCAGCTCGAAGCGGCCCTGGCGGTCGGTTTTGGCATCGGTGAAGGCCCCACGCCGGTGCCCGAACATCTCACTCTCAAACAGCGAAGCCGAAATACCGCCTAGGTTCACCTTCACGAAGGGCTGCTTTTTCCGCTGGCTGTTCTGGTGCACGGCTTCGGCAATCAGCTCCTTGCCAGTGCCGCTTTCGCCCTCAATGAGCACCGACGCATCGGTGGCTGCTACCTGGCCCACGCTGCGCAGCACGTGCAGCAGGCGCGCATCCTGCCCCACAATGGCCCGGAAATCATACAGTTGATCCAGCTGGCGCCGGCTGAAACCTGCGGGGTCGGTTTCGGCA
Proteins encoded in this region:
- a CDS encoding sensor histidine kinase, with translation MSLRLQFIFVVVIIHGVLIVLAAQVRTTNAPLFVGLEALLLLSLVLTWRLYRGFVRPFQLIAAGTEAIRAQDFSLKFVPVGQRDMDQLIAVYNHMLDALRQERVTQHEKSHLLESLIRASPAGVLLLSFEGHIEGVNPAAERMLAQTAAQLLGQQPAHLPGDWGPALAALSETQPQVVQLSGLQTYRAHSSRFIDRGFTRRFIVLEELTQDLIRQEKQAYEKLIRMMAHEINNSIGAINSILQSFHHYAPQLQPQDQPDFTEALDVSISRNTHLANFMANFATLVRLPPPRLQSTDVHELLRTTARLLQVQAERRRIRWHWELAPALLVAEVDPVQLEQALLNICKNAQEAIGEDGNIWVRTHQEPAQLIIENDGPGLAPEVQRRLFTPFFSTKRDGQGIGLTLTRDILLQHHCRFSLEPQPNGRTAFTIWL
- a CDS encoding sigma-54-dependent transcriptional regulator → MILIADDDLAVRTSLGLLLKQAGYTARAVATPEAVLAAVREELPRLLLLDMNFSLDTSGHDGLALLTQLKRLYPTLPVVLITGWGSITLAVEGMKAGAAEFVTKPWNNDALLQTIRTILRLHEPDAETDPAGFSRRQLDQLYDFRAIVGQDARLLHVLRSVGQVAATDASVLIEGESGTGKELIAEAVHQNSQRKKQPFVKVNLGGISASLFESEMFGHRRGAFTDAKTDRQGRFELANGGTIFLDEIGELDLSSQVKLLRVLQDRTYEVLGDSKPRRLDIRVICATNRNLADMVQQGHFREDLFYRINLITVRLPALRERPEDIPLLVQHFVDGLRATYHRPALKVGTRARHWLQEQPLPGNIRELKNLVERAVLVSGKDELGPEDFEAQFQPTARVPAAGELPEPGTITLDELEAQMIRRTLEHYGGNISRVAKALGLSRGALYRRLEKYAIPFDAE